The proteins below come from a single Papaver somniferum cultivar HN1 chromosome 11, ASM357369v1, whole genome shotgun sequence genomic window:
- the LOC113320107 gene encoding uncharacterized protein LOC113320107: MAGAMVRLSACALLLSTMVLAVMAVPPYPKHPVPNNKKSKCKVEKYDKCFNSEHVCPYNCPGGDCVVDCVSCKPICKCDLPGAVCQDPRFIGGDGITFYFHGKKDHDFCLVSDSNLHINARFIGRRNQNMMRDFTWVQSIGAIFDSHKLYIGALKTSTWDDSVDRLAVTIDGEPIELPLSAGAKWESNGVSITRSRNTNSISVEVEGNFKITANVVPITEEESRIHNYGITQGDCFAHLELGFKFYSFSSEVNGVLGQTYGKDYTSKVNMSAVMPVMGGTRKYLNSALFSTDCSVSRFGLEAPVTAGSEFAGLECGSSMEGRGIVCKK, encoded by the exons ATGGCTGGAGCTATGGTGAGACTAAGTGCTTGTGCACTCCTCCTTTCGACGATGGTTTTGGCAGTAATGGCTGTACCACCGTATCCTAAACACCCAGTCCCAAATAATAAGAAATCAAAGTGTAAGGTGGAGAAATACGACAAATGTTTCAACAGTGAGCATGTTTGCCCCTACAATTGTCCTGGAGGAGACTGTGTTGTTGACTGTGTCTCCTGCAAGCCTATTTGCA AATGTGATCTACCTGGAGCAGTATGTCAAGACCCAAGATTCATTGGTGGTGATGGCATTACCTTCTACTTCCATGGAAAGAAAGATCATGATTTCTGCCTTGTCTCTGACTCAAACCTACACATAAACGCTCGCTTCATTGGACGTCGTAACCAAAACATGATGAGAGACTTCACAtgggttcaatcaattggtgccATCTTTGACAGTCACAAACTATACATTGGTGCACTAAAAACCTCAACATGGGACGACTCAGTCGACCGCCTTGCTGTTACCATCGATGGAGAACCCATTGAACTTCCACTTAGTGCAGGTGCCAAATGGGAATCTAACGGTGTATCCATCACTCGATCACGTAACACCAACAGTATCTCTGTTGAAGTTGAAGGTAACTTCAAGATCACAGCCAATGTTGTGCCCATTACCGAGGAAGAATCACGTATCCACAATTACGGAATCACTCAAGGAGATTGCTTTGCTCATCTTGAACTAGGATTCAAATTTTATTCATTTAGCAGTGAAGTAAATGGTGTGTTAGGCCAAACATACGGCAAAGACTACACAAGCAAGGTTAACATGTCAGCTGTGATGCCAGTTATGGGTGGAACTCGTAAATATTTAAACTCGGCTCTTTTCTCTACTGATTGTTCAGTCTCTCGCTTTGGCCTTGAGGCGCCAGTCACTGCTGGATCAGAATTCGCTGGCTTGGAATGCGGTAGCTCCATGGAGGGTCGTGGAATTGTCTGCAAGAAGTAG